The genomic DNA GACCAGACCAAATTATTGGCTAACTGACAtttcaaggaccaaattgttaACAAAATTCATTGAGGGACCAAATTGTTGACAAAATTACACTGATCAAATTGTTGGCCAACTAATCTTTCGAGAACCAAATTATTGACAAAATTCATTGAGACATCAAATTGTGGCAACCTAATATTTCGAAAaccaaattgaatattttgtCTATCAACAACAAATCTCACTTTTATTCTGGAAGTAAAACAACCTCGTCACAATATAAAACAGACTAAATCTCCTCATCCCACGTGCCTCCTTTACGACcgaaagaaggggaaaaaaaaaaaactaattctCCTCATATGTACATCAAGTCACTGTTCATTGTATACTCATTACTGCTGAACATATAATCCCTTGATGGAAAATTTAATAGGAGCCCACTCTGTGATCTCTGTTCCTCCATCTTCCTATAATTAGAATATTCGTCGATCAGATCCCCACCTCTGAAAGCTCCATTATCAACATCGCGTAGAATAACATTCTGTAGGAGAGAATCCTGCAACAAGTTTGCGCTGCAATCCGTGGATTCCGCACAGGCCATTCTCATTAGATCACCATCTCCATAGTGAGGATAGTAATCTGAGAAGCTCCCCTCATGACCACTCTCATTAGTATTATTATCAAGGGTCAGCCACTCCGCAAAGACAATGCCCTGAGGTAAGGAGCTTACGTCCGTGGGTCGATTGCTAGAGGATTTATGTTTCGTTTCCTGGAAGGACAAAGAATCCGTAGCATCTGATTTGCATTCGCTTTTCATATAGGGCTCCACTGGCTCAGGTTTTGCCACCCTCTTCTTGAGATAGGAGTGCCAGCAGTTCTTTATCTCGTTGTCAGTTCTGCCGGGCAGATGCTGTGCTATCTGAGACCACCTGAATCATAGAAGCAGCACGCCCATATATCAGAGATTTTGACAGAACTGAGGGACCTTTGATGTATGTTCACTTTAAGACTTAATTAATAGGCATTCTCGGGCT from Punica granatum isolate Tunisia-2019 chromosome 2, ASM765513v2, whole genome shotgun sequence includes the following:
- the LOC116195199 gene encoding transcription factor LAF1-like, with protein sequence MRCKATDQKVTKQKMKHRKGLWSPEEDQRLRDYILKYGHGCWSSVPINAGLQRNGKSCRLRWINYLRPGLKRGMFTVHEEETILNLHRTLGNKWSQIAQHLPGRTDNEIKNCWHSYLKKRVAKPEPVEPYMKSECKSDATDSLSFQETKHKSSSNRPTDVSSLPQGIVFAEWLTLDNNTNESGHEGSFSDYYPHYGDGDLMRMACAESTDCSANLLQDSLLQNVILRDVDNGAFRGGDLIDEYSNYRKMEEQRSQSGLLLNFPSRDYMFSSNEYTMNSDLMYI